The following coding sequences lie in one Helicoverpa zea isolate HzStark_Cry1AcR chromosome 14, ilHelZeax1.1, whole genome shotgun sequence genomic window:
- the LOC124636360 gene encoding microtubule-associated protein futsch — translation MESSEDDAGAATNASRRASAREKDVGLAEDVNATSSFQQEPSEARPSCETPAMSEDNFDGDSVPSPSAQDVNTSTEAILDMIDEIVDGPGAPKRVPQASEFVETRFDELEIISEHANIIQESTKSECEDSFAPPVLASSADSAKSEPLLEEAGKDSQAESSSISDKSPDTLNANSVDSLPESLSLPESNEPAVFTQPEDSQTSSLSEEVPEAPVACPPPDEGPQEPARSPAINEVPEAPSSPPCNVVPEAPASCSLPNVVPEAPTSCPPPIPSSSEEKTVQNNSDVSACETQEQTVKCVSSSDSRDNVTVESAESTSSDSSVSEGKAVLVEPQVRSPLRRRLIRPAPSDRRPDSTVSSTVDSQVVHLPATEQKSSESITKDVTSSSDAVPTIHGNVKPEEIRNVSEINFCKAETSVSPPKKIKLIRQKVITGTSNRESSVNQSAIQSDKDQCQSTSSDNNSILLPEPQIESSNTVSIPQSQDVNEASTVSNCVSEKPVKSPEQSLCSVGHPQPSIEHQLPNQDAEKHIENEQVAPAEPSICLPNASEPISEADVNTSEIVQEVSSMPDPSPAELPEEVKLNDIGQSSEHNVDHDICKDSKEESTQNEELIPENTKEDQSNVSTSENSEPENTSKEVLPDQQKVPPIKLNLSMSNLSESKLEAEQTSISKNSVIHEESEVKQVPKLTIKLKQPDEVKSPVPKVTIKPIRPPVDQNTEDLNEVQPVPSVTKINIKPILKPPENSNEKSIKSQHGDDRSMNSSEQLPCITKLNIKPIPKPPEKINDIHRKSSSSEISESEYSENDETSTSDQASTSDQGPSDVVPKVTIKLGKPGTESEGKFYTEKNVPKLTIKGFQPEDNEESEPKLKLVISQSELSSDTQPEKIPKLTIKTVSKSESQPLSPKLTIKPIKPPDTTNKDEIPKIKISAESFTSSSEFKESSHVPKITIKPVTRSSTAMCDSPEHIPVVTKLNIKPIVKPTDSGEPSEDFDDKVPVVSKLNIKPVIKPKDNDVDSSVDDVPKITKLNIKPIKNPEENSSEEKDCDEMNADIDENSIPVVTKINIKPIIKPQDEETLKDSENQSSETGNSSDDNGDHIPVVTKLNIKPIIKPDSLDESSKTVSSSEQSIPVVTKLNIKPLVKPGESISPSSPKKEHSKIDGLSPIIPVVTKLNIKPIVRPEEAELAKSKDESVEKTVVKNPPLVMKINMKTMAENYNNEHACNNFSDETLSMSPKSMKVANALENKTETCLENKNIKRTCETVNDVTTSVKEHSAEEKSKQNCVPDLIEEKKENDDRAQSSSVNEKPTQSANAADNDSLVTGSNHPETGTEKNPNIVNESPSSKELKNINYAPTDGSKDSSMKQTTGRQKMSSLQNCILLKKLLESTKPSLDKDQEPPSTTVNYDASTEKNDKNVVNSDHLDQSGNSSLGRNNSGIPDINEKKSPTPDKMKDLNKALESDIHSSQELRDKPVENVTKPLEIIISDKITNQSSGQDSPRIILKINKTDHGPSAKIITEDVVRPETQQNFTENTQEILNDKQSPKKYANSRRKQTMDTSLNLSTGKRLRSSRIVENTEKTPIAKRNMGKRPSTTETSPTQNKESDLSLLQSKRLKLGQLLSNKSLSITPVSKSPPSPTKSSIDMKQGVKTVNHALLNNENCSKNGNSKLHNILSNLQAQQMQSLPYSLTNCSEKAQTVASDIELNASVSNSDAVEIAHVENSHPELQEMIINENSDYRDLTAPEEVSQDPLEVKPAEEPPEIVDIPKPVELTPQPKKRGRPRKLPVSEGAKPVTLPVPALEERPQRSLRLMRDRPTILQKPRGRGRGRGGRRVETTPPTELETIVVIEPADEPEDRPPAAEIDPTSSRIKLPRMTEALDNMPSSCVTPLSSRRRNSSGNFSSETPELKVMVEGSKLDEFTKTPEACGSARGRGSRGGRGGRGRTPRGRGRGRGGGRGAMYMKETMGIYGRVCGPATTTVQLFEEETCMMDDNATPAKPSHLLDEDSQSSVKSSTNDSNKLKKSKFADLFDSNKVWTAADVKEYTWPPPDKADVEHKVMMIQEQVAMFLGVKSFKRRYAELQRRTISGEERDYVLSKGLVTEALCDLGITAVDASEVLDIMLSDYPHKYEEYRSHQRQKQLTETVEEPVVDVKTEEKVVKVEMKPEKPVEHKPELPKIDPEKTRQDMAMAAIASASEWNARNNALRRGACADLQSLTVLRPRPAPRAPARPHLRPPAGFYPHALLPGQYQHSYRVYTPDQLRYFPLNTVVAAPPAPASEDWSSESEPDWGSRFSSSDDSDVPTHHSAKRKKLTKTKRSSHTEVGGSSKEDSRATEEVDLCRVCKMRLEANRRYTHERFLVCAHCNAKLHPSCLELSADTIRKCREYAWQCAECKSCCACRQPADDDKMLFCDLCDRGFHIYCVGLDTVPSGRWHCVECAVCKSCGARAPGGDWHHQTRRGPGGHKLYSHSLCTPCARAYRIGRYCPLCERSFIGPKGTMQLVICKLCDRQLHQECVRQTVSSLNVLDYTCAECRRGGITSRAAAVRLAPRTIATLFMAKRRFNKYAHRQYLASRQRDAAAAADSRDAAPERVDVLHDGSDASEPAEPDPSDPLDAAV, via the exons ATGGAGAGTTCAGAAGATGATGCGGGCGCAGCGACGAACGCTTCCCGCCGTGCATCGGCGCGGGAAAAGGACGTCGGTCTGGCCGAGGACGTCAATGCAACTAGTAGTTTCCAGCAGGAACCATCAGAAGCGCGGCCGTCGTGTGAAACTCCTGCGATGTCGGAGGATAATTTCGACGGCGATAGCGTTCCGTCGCCGTCGGCGCAGGACGTCAACACGAGCACCGAGGCGATTTTGGATATGATAGATGAAATCGTCGACGGCCCTGGCGCACCGAAGCGGGTACCGCAAGCATCAGAATTTGTTGAGACGCGTTTTGACGAGCTCGAAATCATCAGTGAACACGCGAATATCATACAGGAATCAACTAAGAGCGAATGCGAGGACTCCTTTGCACCGCCGGTGCTAGCATCATCTGCCGACAGTGCCAAAAGCGAACCATTGCTTGAAGAAGCAGGCAAAGATTCACAAGCCGAATCCTCCTCTATTAGTGATAAATCGCCAGACACTTTAAATGCAAATAGTGTGGATTCATTACCAGAAAGTTTATCTCTGCCTGAGAGTAATGAGCCTGCAGTGTTTACACAACCGGAAGACAGTCAGACAAGTAGTCTGTCAGAAGAGGTGCCTGAGGCCCCTGTTGCATGCCCTCCGCCTGATGAGGGACCTCAGGAACCAGCTAGAAGTCCTGCAATCAATGAGGTACCAGAGGCGCCAAGTAGTCCTCCGTGTAATGTGGTACCTGAGGCACCAGCCAGTTGCTCATTGCCCAATGTGGTACCTGAGGCCCCTACAAGCTGCCCGCCACCTATTCCTTCCAGCAGTGAAGAAAAGACTGTGCAAAACAATTCAGATGTTAGTGCGTGTGAAACACAGGAACAAACAGTGAAATGTGTGTCATCCAGTGATAGTAGGGACAATGTGACTGTAGAAAGTGCAGAATCAACGTCTAGTGATAGTAGTGTAAGTGAGGGTAAAGCAGTGCTCGTGGAACCACAGGTGCGGTCTCCGCTCCGACGGCGACTGATACGGCCCGCACCTAGTGACAGACGACCGGACTCTACTGTGTCCTCGACAGTTGATTCACAAGTTGTTCATTTACCCGCTACTGAACAAAAAAGTAGTGAAAGTATCACCAAGGATGTGACAAGTTCATCTGATGCTGTGCCCACAATACATGGTAATGTAAAACCAGAAGAGATTAGAAATGTAAGTGAAATTAACTTCTGCAAAGCAGAAACTTCTGTGAGTCCTCCTAAAAAAATTAAGCTTATTAGGCAAAAAGTTATTACTGGTACTAGTAATAGAGAATCTTCTGTTAATCAATCAGCTATTCAATCAGATAAGGATCAGTGTCAATCAACTTCATCTGATAACAATTCAATACTCTTGCCTGAGCCTCAAATAGAATCTTCAAATACTGTTAGTATCCCTCAATCTCAAGATGTCAATGAAGCATCTACTGTCAGCAATTGTGTATCAGAAAAGCCTGTTAAAAGTCCCGAACAGTCACTTTGCTCTGTAGGACATCCCCAACCCAGTATAGAACATCAGCTACCAAACCAAGATGCTGAAAAACACATTGAAAATGAACAAGTTGCACCCGCAGAGCCTAGCATATGTCTACCAAATGCTTCAGAGCCAATTTCTGAGGCTGATGTTAATACTAGCGAAATAGTACAAGAAGTTAGTAGTATGCCAGATCCAAGTCCAGCTGAGCTTCCTGAGgaagtaaaattaaatgatattGGCCAGAGCAGTGAACATAATGTAGATCATGATATATGCAAAGACTCAAAAGAAGAAAGCACTCAAAATGAAGAGCTGATACCAGAAAATACAAAGGAGGATCAATCAAATGTATCAACATCAGAAAATTCTGAACCAGAAAATACAAGTAAAGAAGTTTTACCTGATCAACAGAAGGTTCCACCTATTAAACTCAACTTATCTATGTCTAATCTGTCTGAATCTAAATTAGAGGCAGAACAAACCAGTATTAGTAAAAACAGTGTTATTCATGAAGAATCTGAAGTCAAACAGGTTCCAAAATTAACAATCAAACTAAAACAACCTGATGAAGTTAAATCACCTGTACCTAAAGTAACAATAAAACCCATCAGGCCACCTGTTGATCAAAATACTGAAGATCTAAATGAAGTCCAGCCAGTACCAagtgtaactaaaataaatataaagccCATTCTGAAACCTCCAGAAAATTCAAATGAGAAGTCAATAAAATCACAGCATGGTGATGATAGATCAATGAACTCCAGCGAACAATTACCTTGTATCACAAAGTTAAATATTAAACCAATTCCTAAACCACCAGAGAAAATAAACGATATTCATAGAAAATCTAGTAGTAGTGAAATATCTGAATCGGAATATTCCGAAAATGATGAAACTAGTACTTCAGATCAAGCATCTACTTCTGACCAAGGACCCTCTGATGTTGTTCCAAAGGTTACTATAAAACTAGGAAAACCTGGCACTGAAAGTGAAGGTAAATTTTATACAGAGAAAAATGTCCCAAAACTTACCATAAAAGGTTTTCAACCAGAAGATAATGAAGAATCAGAACCAAAATTAAAGTTGGTTATCAGCCAATCTGAGTTATCTTCAGACACACAACCAGAGAAGATCCCTAAACTGACTATAAAAACAGTATCAAAATCAGAAAGCCAGCCACTTAGTCCAAAGCTCActattaaaccaataaaacccCCAGATACTACAAATAAAGATGAAATTCCTAAAATTAAGATATCTGCAGAATCATTCACTTCATCTAGCGAATTTAAGGAAAGTTCACATGTGCCTAAAATTACGATTAAACCTGTAACAAGGTCAAGTACAGCAATGTGTGACAGTCCTGAACATATCCCTGTAGTAACGAAATTGAACATCAAGCCTATTGTGAAACCTACAGACAGCGGAGAGCCCTCCGAGGACTTTGATGATAAAGTTCCTgtagtttcaaaattaaatataaaacctgTAATAAAGCCTAAAGATAATGATGTAGATTCTAGTGTAGATGATGTACCTAAAAttactaaattaaatattaaaccaatAAAGAATCCTGAGGAGAATTCTTCAGAAGAAAAAGACTGTGATGAAATGAATGCTGACATTGATGAAAATAGTATACCTGTTgttactaaaattaatattaagccTATTATTAAGCCTCAAGATGAAGAAACATTAAAGGATTCTGAAAACCAATCATCCGAGACTGGAAATTCAAGTGATGACAATGGAGATCATATACCtgttgttacaaaattaaatattaaacctATCATAAAACCTGATAGCTTAGATGAATCATCTAAAACAGTTTCATCAAGTGAACAAAGCATTCCTGttgtaactaaactaaatattaaaccattGGTAAAACCAGGAGAAAGTATCTCTCCCTCATCTCCCAAAAAGGAACATTCGAAAATTGATGGTCTCAGTCCGATAATACCAGTTGTtactaaactaaatataaaacctATTGTTAGGCCAGAAGAAGCTGAACTAGCAAAATCTAAGGATGAGTCTGTGGAAAAAACGGTTGTCAAGAATCCCCCTCTggttatgaaaataaacatgaagACTATGGCTGAGAATTATAATAATGAACATGCTTGCAACAATTTTAGCGATGAAACACTGTCTATGTCGCCTAAAAGTATGAAGGTAGCTAATGCgttagaaaataaaactgaaacgtGCTTGGAAAACAAGAATATTAAAAGAACGTGTGAAACAGTCAATGATGTAACTACTTCAGTAAAGGAACATTCTGCTGAAgaaaaatctaaacaaaacTGTGTACCTGACTTAATTGaggagaaaaaagaaaatgatgATAGAGCACAGAGTTCATCAGTAAATGAAAAGCCAACACAATCGGCTAATGCTGCTGATAATGATTCTTTAGTTACTGGGTCCAATCACCCTGAGACTGGTACAGAGAAAAAccctaatattgtaaatgaaagTCCCTCTagcaaagaattaaaaaatattaattatgcaCCTACAGATGGTAGTAAAGATTCAAGTATGAAGCAAACAACAGGGAGACAGAAAATGTCATCATTACAGAATTGTATCTTACTGAAAAAGCTTTTGGAAAGTACCAAACCCAGTTTAGATAAGGACCAAGAGCCGCCTTCAACAACAGTAAACTATGATGCATCAACTgagaaaaatgataaaaatgtgGTGAACAGTGATCATTTAGATCAATCAGGAAATTCCAGTTTAGGAAGAAATAATTCTGGCATTCCTGATATTAATGAAAAGAAAAGTCCTACTCCTGATAAGATGAAGGATTTAAATAAAGCATTGGAGTCAGATATACATTCTTCACAAGAACTTCGTGATAAACCAGTAGAGAATGTTACTAAGCCATTAGAAATCATAATATcagataaaattacaaatcaaagTTCAGGCCAAGATTCTCcaagaataatattaaaaattaataagacTGACCATGGTCCCTCAGCTAAAATAATCACTGAAGATGTGGTGCGGCCAGAAACGCAACAGAATTTTACCGAAAATACTCAAGAAATATTAAATGATAAGCAAAGtccaaaaaaatatgcaaatagtAGGAGAAAACAAACAATGGATACATCATTGAATTTATCAACAGGGAAACGATTACGAAGCTCAAGAATTGTTGAAAATACAGAGAAGACCCCTATTGCAAAGCGAAATATGGGCAAACGGCCGTCTACTACAGAAACTAGCCCTACTCAAAATAAAGAATCTGACCTTTCTCTATTACAAAGTAAGAGATTAAAATTAGGACAACTTTTATCTAACAAGTCTTTATCCATAACTCCTGTTTCGAAATCACCTCCATCACCTACAAAATCAAGTATAGACATGAAACAAGGAGTTAAAACTGTTAATCATGCCTTGTTGAATAACGAAAACTGTTCAAAGAATGGCAACTCAAAGTTACACAATATTCTATCGAATTTACAAGCACAACAAATGCAATCATTACCTTACTCACTTACAAATTGTTCAGAAAAAGCTCAAACTGTGGCTTCAGATATAGAATTAAATGCCTCAGTGAGCAACTCGGATGCGGTTGAAATTGCTCATGTAGAAAACTCGCATCCGGAACTTCAGGAGATGATAATAAATGAAAACTCAGACTACCGCGACTTGACAGCTCCTGAGGAAGTTTCTCAGGATCCTTTAGAAGTGAAGCCTGCTGAAGAACCGCCAGAAATCGTCGACATTCCTAAGCCAGTGGAATTAACGCCACAACCTAAGAAACGCGGCCGACCACGGAAACTGCCAGTGTCGGAAGGCGCAAAACCTGTAACATTGCCAGTTCCCGCCCTTGAGGAGCGGCCACAGCGGTCACTCCGTCTTATGag GGACAGGCCGACAATATTGCAGAAGCCGCGCGGTCGTGGTCGAGGCCGGGGAGGCAGACGCGTAGAAACCACGCCGCCCACGGAGCTCGAGACCATCGTAGTTATAGAACCCGCGGACGAGCCCGAAGACCGGCCGCCTGCCGCTGAGATCGACCCAACCAGCTCGAGAATCAAGCTACCACGGATGACGGAGGCTCTCGACAATATGCCCTCGTCCTGTGTAACACCATTATCGAGTCGACGGCGAAATTCCTCAGGGAATTTCTCTAGTGAAACTCCGGAGCTAAAGGTTATGGTCGAAGGCTCGAAATTAGATGAATTCACGAAGACTCCAGAAGCCTGCGGTTCAGCGAGAGGACGGGGTAGTCGAGGCGGGCGAGGGGGACGCGGGCGGACGCCGCGCGGCCGTGGCCGGGGGAGGGGTGGCGGCCGCGGCGCTATGTACATGAAG GAAACTATGGGCATCTACGGGCGAGTGTGTGGTCCAGCTACTACAACGGTGCAGCTGTTCGAAGAAGAAACATGTATGATGGACGATAACGCTACGCCCGCCAA acccTCACACTTACTCGACGAGGATTCTCAAAGTTCCGTGAAGAGTTCGACAAATGACAGCAATAAACTGAAGAAATCTAAATTCGCTGATTTGTTCGACAG TAATAAGGTGTGGACGGCCGCCGATGTAAAGGAATACACATGGCCGCCTCCTGATAAGGCTGATGTTGAACATAAG GTGATGATGATACAAGAGCAAGTGGCGATGTTCTTAGGGGTGAAAAGCTTCAAGCGACGGTATGCTGAACTTCAGAGGCGGACAATCTCCGGTGAGGAAAGGGACTATGTACTCAGTAAAGGTCTCGTGACTGAAGCATTATGTGACCTTG GAATCACCGCGGTGGACGCCAGTGAAGTACTGGACATCATGTTATCAGACTACCCCCATAAATACGAAGAGTACCGGTCGCACCAACGGCAGAAACAACTGACTGAAACTGTCGAGGAACCGGTGGTAGATGTCAAAACTGAAGAAAAGGTCGTTAAGGTGGAAATGAAACCGGAAAAACCGGTCGAACATAAACCTGAACTGCCGAAAATTGATCCCGAGAAGACAAGACAG GACATGGCGATGGCGGCGATAGCGTCGGCGAGCGAGTGGAACGCGCGCAACAACGCGCTGCGGCGCGGCGCCTGCGCGGACCTGCAGTCGCTCACCGTGCTGCGgccccgccccgcgccccgcgcccccgCGCGGCCCCATCTGCGCCCGCCCGCCGGCTTCTACCCGCACGCGCTGCTGCCCGGCCAGTACCAGCACTCCTACCGCGTCTACACGCCCGACCAGCTCAG GTACTTCCCGCTGAACACCGTGGTAGCGGCACCGCCGGCCCCCGCGTCAGAAGACTGGAGTTCGGAGTCGGAACCCGATTGGGGCTCGCGATTCTCTTCCTCTGATGATTCTGACGTGCCCACTCATCATTCTGCTAAG cGCAAAAAGCTTACGAAGACGAAGCGCAGCAGTCACACAGAAGTGGGCGGCAGCAGCAAGGAGGATAGCCGGGCGACGGAGGAGGTGGACCTGTGCCGCGTGTGCAAGATGCGGCTCGAGGCCAACCGCCGCTACACGCACGAGCGCTTCCTCGTCTGTGCACACTGCAACGCCAAGC TGCACCCGTCATGCCTGGAGCTGAGCGCGGACACGATCCGCAAGTGCCGCGAGTACGCGTGGCAGTGCGCCGAGTGCAAGTCGTGCTGCGCCTGCCGCCAGCCCGCCGACGACGACAAGATGCTGTTCTGCGACCTCTGCGACCGCGGCTTCCATATCTACTGCGTCGGACTCGACACCGTGCCTAGCG GGCGATGGCACTGCGTGGAGTGCGCGGTGTGCAAGTCGTGCGGCGCGCGGGCGCCGGGCGGCGACTGGCACCACCAGACGCGGCGCGGGCCCGGCGGCCACAAGCTCTACTCGCACTCGCTCTGCACGCCCTGCGCCAG